From a region of the Candidatus Brocadia sp. genome:
- a CDS encoding radical SAM protein has product MKKTATISYHLFQFRGNKYVFDIESSAVARIDDPAYDALSLRLTETSLDAISGHLSKKYGVETSQTVLSELNWLERKGFFQGSVYDHQENGAYIRQLTRMSANSIELCLAEACNLRCHYCYVGENNALNNGLMSLGIAKEAVNLVFQRADKVRQINITFFGGEPLLNKPVMRSVIRYSQQLAHEQGKEVRYSMTTNATLLDDEIIGYIKRYNFGLMVSLDGSKEIHDQIRPFKNGQGSFEMASRNIKRLMQHRRSVTVRCTISKQCLDQIGIVQFLEDFGFTRVALSYCTGKSYCQGPYDIGIEENTILKDQEDYLLDRLLKQLDRGERIRFNPWAKVVQDIHNKQKRRIRCGVGRGCTAVGIDGRLYPCHRYVGMENYVLGDVSTGIDSKKFADYLHAYFETKRKCESCWAINICGGYCPWHVSNQDGTFQPPLDWWCEELLRWYEQGAWLYDTLRSRYPDYFQKLVGNDSVRPLTTTPIQR; this is encoded by the coding sequence ATGAAAAAAACGGCTACGATATCCTATCACCTTTTCCAGTTTAGAGGCAATAAATATGTTTTTGATATCGAGTCGAGTGCTGTCGCACGGATTGACGACCCCGCTTACGACGCGCTGTCGTTGCGTCTGACAGAGACTTCTCTTGACGCTATTTCTGGTCACCTGTCTAAAAAATATGGTGTGGAGACTTCCCAGACCGTCCTGAGCGAGTTGAACTGGTTAGAACGAAAAGGGTTCTTTCAGGGTTCTGTTTACGACCACCAGGAAAACGGAGCCTACATCCGACAACTCACGCGGATGTCCGCTAATAGTATTGAGCTTTGTCTGGCTGAGGCCTGTAACCTACGTTGCCATTACTGTTATGTCGGCGAGAATAATGCGCTCAACAATGGCCTTATGTCTCTGGGAATTGCGAAAGAGGCTGTAAATCTTGTATTTCAAAGGGCAGACAAAGTTCGACAAATCAATATCACTTTTTTTGGTGGCGAGCCGCTGCTTAACAAGCCGGTGATGCGCAGCGTAATCCGTTATAGCCAGCAGCTAGCCCATGAACAGGGCAAAGAGGTTCGTTACTCGATGACGACCAACGCCACGCTACTGGACGATGAGATCATAGGCTACATCAAGAGGTATAACTTCGGCTTGATGGTTAGTTTGGACGGTTCCAAAGAGATACATGATCAAATACGACCATTCAAAAACGGGCAAGGATCGTTCGAAATGGCATCTCGCAATATCAAACGGTTGATGCAGCATCGCCGCTCGGTAACGGTTCGGTGCACTATTAGCAAACAATGTCTAGATCAGATCGGGATCGTCCAATTTTTGGAGGATTTCGGTTTTACCAGAGTGGCATTGAGTTATTGCACCGGCAAGTCATACTGCCAGGGACCGTATGACATTGGTATCGAGGAAAATACTATACTTAAAGACCAGGAAGATTATTTACTGGACCGTCTGCTCAAGCAATTGGATCGGGGAGAGCGAATTCGATTCAATCCCTGGGCCAAGGTGGTACAGGACATCCACAATAAGCAAAAACGACGGATTCGATGCGGCGTGGGACGTGGTTGTACAGCCGTGGGAATTGACGGAAGACTTTACCCATGTCATCGTTACGTAGGTATGGAAAACTATGTCCTGGGCGATGTCTCGACTGGGATTGATAGTAAAAAGTTTGCCGACTATCTGCACGCCTATTTTGAGACAAAGAGAAAGTGCGAGAGTTGTTGGGCAATCAACATCTGTGGCGGATATTGTCCCTGGCATGTATCAAATCAGGATGGCACATTTCAACCACCCCTTGACTGGTGGTGTGAGGAACTATTGAGATGGTACGAGCAGGGGGCCTGGTTGTATGATACGTTGCGCAGCCGATATCCCGATTATTTTCAGAAACTGGTGGGGAATGACAGCGTTCGGCCTCTGACCACAACTCCTATCCAGCGGTAG
- a CDS encoding PqqD family protein, with amino-acid sequence MNTTKPIRKQGILVQDMGRETLLYSTEGKAIHVLNPTAKLIWELCDGGHTREEMEQVIRTRFSIPDNHDVAGDILHTLEVFVTKGIVEEKDL; translated from the coding sequence GTGAATACAACAAAACCGATCCGCAAACAAGGCATTCTGGTGCAGGATATGGGACGTGAGACATTACTTTATAGCACCGAGGGAAAGGCAATACATGTCCTTAATCCCACAGCGAAACTCATCTGGGAACTGTGCGATGGTGGGCATACCCGAGAAGAGATGGAACAGGTGATCAGGACAAGGTTTTCTATCCCTGATAACCATGATGTTGCCGGAGATATCCTGCATACGTTGGAGGTTTTTGTAACGAAAGGGATCGTGGAGGAAAAAGATTTGTAA
- a CDS encoding radical SAM protein: protein MNMIDIKPYDCLKSSQEIRQWYEKNYYLLSLAGLWLKGGEPNTMDHVLFHQAELRFLICRLSTYRDVAVSISHPLVAQIAQEVKGVFTDFSFLPPPKDLEVMIGSKIPLWTGTTTKEPPCAFDVLGISNSFVLELLNLPKLLHFSGIPLFKNERMIRPDIPLVVLGGASSAVTSVLHGPLKEQGFGNNYGLVDAVFVGEGEYSIKQFLEVVKNGKAHGLSKTEILSACHGKVDGFYEPDKYEHRYKVVVQNPAEIQTITEKIYSDEVNNLLSDKGVLAEITPKEPYVPYPVKSATIYNLDQVRTLESGPLWYETESLGMGSLQISNGCPCFCAFCAESWERKPYRERSLSKLLEALKAAKAQQGLESVNLLSFNFNTHTELYPMILSFYREMASISLKSQRFDLLSADRFLAEVQQIIGKTTVSCGMEGISERLRRYLHKNLTEEQIYKACEFLFERGARELKIFLICTGLEQAEDFEEFGRFVKRLGDLKSMSDSSVRIVFSMTPLYYPPHTPLQYHECVTALDDKKQIRREIERICKFNGMEFRESASYEEIWLTQLLAMGDRRLTPALVRSSIMDGFVYYNTVPKQILRNWRNYLMELGLSEENYFRAKGKNQVFPWDDIDLGITKKFLWEEYERSIYFTEREYCLGRPQIEAQCLGCGACPTAAHKKKITHHKISQPFLMEDIRRIADRKRNPLILRVVVEIEPALRLAQKQFIGVAIARALMLAMPEIVPYYQALSAHARDFGGEKVTADFTHGINVYHLAFLSDDRTKELLNSEALPRKLNSIQAYCRGFRIKEFVLGPGDIPDVHYILYRMCLAKEFTASFLQQKLGEYLHAHYVKHTLLKRDGQAIFKVDTKYKKNAVVLYARIYKTQQVKESDAEFSIFMVASKRFNIQEFLMTCYGFGRKKEIVCTKIEALGYYGKNPVLQNVERCESCNDFISETFLFGLPLGEHQCLVCSINTGMIDV from the coding sequence ATGAACATGATTGATATCAAACCCTACGACTGCCTGAAATCTTCACAAGAGATCAGACAGTGGTATGAAAAGAATTACTATTTACTGTCATTGGCTGGCCTATGGTTAAAAGGTGGCGAGCCGAATACCATGGACCATGTCTTGTTTCATCAGGCAGAGCTGCGATTTCTCATCTGCAGGCTGTCAACGTATCGTGATGTAGCAGTTTCTATCTCTCACCCCCTGGTAGCTCAGATCGCACAGGAGGTGAAAGGTGTTTTTACAGACTTCTCCTTTCTCCCCCCACCGAAAGACCTGGAGGTAATGATTGGCTCCAAAATTCCCCTTTGGACAGGCACTACGACGAAAGAACCTCCTTGTGCATTCGATGTCCTTGGTATTAGTAACTCCTTTGTGCTGGAGTTACTGAATCTGCCAAAACTTTTGCATTTTTCAGGTATTCCGCTCTTCAAGAACGAACGCATGATACGTCCGGATATTCCACTGGTTGTGCTGGGGGGCGCCAGCTCGGCAGTTACTTCTGTACTGCACGGACCTCTCAAAGAACAGGGATTTGGGAATAATTATGGGCTTGTAGACGCCGTGTTCGTTGGTGAAGGAGAATATTCTATAAAACAATTTTTGGAGGTGGTAAAAAACGGGAAGGCACATGGGTTGAGCAAAACTGAGATTCTCAGTGCATGTCACGGGAAGGTTGATGGATTCTATGAACCGGATAAATACGAACATCGGTATAAAGTGGTTGTACAGAATCCCGCAGAAATACAAACGATAACAGAAAAAATATACAGCGATGAAGTTAACAATCTCCTTTCAGATAAAGGTGTTTTGGCAGAGATTACGCCAAAAGAACCGTACGTGCCATATCCCGTAAAAAGCGCAACTATATACAATCTTGATCAGGTGAGGACGTTAGAATCGGGTCCTCTCTGGTATGAAACAGAAAGTCTCGGTATGGGAAGTTTGCAAATCAGTAACGGATGCCCATGCTTTTGTGCCTTTTGTGCCGAAAGCTGGGAGAGAAAACCCTATCGGGAACGGTCATTATCAAAGCTTTTAGAAGCGCTGAAAGCAGCAAAGGCACAGCAAGGGCTGGAGAGCGTAAATCTCCTGAGTTTTAACTTCAATACCCATACTGAACTGTATCCCATGATCTTATCCTTTTATAGGGAAATGGCCAGCATCAGCCTCAAGAGCCAGCGGTTTGATCTGTTGTCTGCCGACCGGTTCCTTGCAGAGGTACAACAGATAATCGGAAAGACAACGGTTAGTTGCGGGATGGAAGGTATCAGCGAGCGGTTGAGACGATACCTGCACAAGAACCTTACCGAAGAACAAATCTATAAGGCCTGTGAATTTTTGTTTGAAAGGGGTGCCAGGGAACTCAAGATTTTTTTAATCTGCACGGGATTGGAACAAGCGGAAGACTTTGAGGAATTCGGAAGATTTGTAAAGCGTCTGGGGGACTTGAAAAGTATGTCAGATAGCAGTGTCCGCATCGTTTTTAGCATGACGCCCCTTTATTATCCCCCGCATACACCATTGCAATATCACGAGTGTGTAACAGCCCTTGACGATAAAAAGCAGATACGAAGGGAAATTGAACGTATCTGTAAATTTAACGGCATGGAATTCCGGGAAAGCGCTTCTTATGAAGAAATATGGCTGACACAATTACTGGCAATGGGCGATAGACGGTTAACCCCTGCCCTCGTACGCTCATCGATTATGGATGGATTTGTTTATTATAACACTGTGCCAAAACAAATACTCAGGAATTGGCGTAATTATTTAATGGAATTAGGGTTATCCGAAGAAAATTACTTTCGTGCAAAGGGGAAAAATCAGGTCTTTCCCTGGGACGATATCGATTTGGGCATTACAAAGAAATTTTTGTGGGAAGAATACGAGCGTTCAATCTATTTTACCGAGCGTGAGTACTGCCTGGGTCGTCCACAGATCGAAGCACAATGCCTGGGATGCGGGGCTTGCCCAACGGCCGCTCATAAGAAAAAGATTACACACCACAAAATTTCTCAACCCTTTCTCATGGAAGACATTCGCCGGATTGCTGACAGGAAACGAAACCCCCTCATACTACGAGTCGTTGTGGAGATCGAACCCGCCCTGCGTTTAGCCCAAAAACAATTTATTGGAGTGGCCATTGCACGCGCCCTTATGCTTGCCATGCCTGAAATTGTACCTTATTATCAGGCATTGTCTGCTCATGCAAGAGATTTTGGTGGAGAGAAGGTCACTGCTGATTTTACACATGGTATTAATGTTTATCACCTGGCGTTTTTATCAGACGACAGAACAAAAGAACTCTTGAATAGTGAGGCCCTTCCCCGAAAACTCAATAGTATACAAGCATATTGCCGCGGATTCAGGATTAAGGAATTTGTTTTAGGTCCCGGTGATATACCGGATGTGCACTATATCCTCTACAGGATGTGTCTCGCGAAAGAATTTACGGCGTCTTTTCTGCAACAAAAACTGGGAGAATATCTTCACGCACATTATGTTAAGCATACGCTATTAAAGAGGGATGGGCAGGCGATATTCAAGGTAGATACAAAATATAAAAAGAATGCCGTTGTCCTTTATGCGCGGATTTACAAAACCCAACAAGTGAAAGAATCAGATGCCGAATTTTCCATTTTCATGGTGGCATCAAAACGTTTTAATATCCAGGAATTTTTAATGACCTGCTACGGATTCGGGAGGAAAAAGGAAATCGTCTGTACAAAGATAGAAGCCCTGGGATACTATGGAAAAAATCCTGTTTTGCAAAATGTTGAACGATGCGAATCATGCAATGACTTTATCAGTGAAACATTTCTCTTTGGTCTGCCCTTAGGAGAACACCAATGCCTTGTTTGCAGCATAAATACGGGTATGATTGATGTTTAG
- a CDS encoding DUF481 domain-containing protein: MFLKKYLQVYPAVVFFLVTLFGIKAFSDEIKMIDGTFIGGEVLKISEESLDLQQKDGSIRAIQINTISLIARDNEIIIVNHENTRKRFSVLKIKKPEGLSIKDIDINTTDTLASSETGTETITVAVKESEQVQTSSGDEQSAHKEESPSSTQEAEVKSSPQQSSNTSGEKLAQSEEKKVPPPQKTWKGNADAGINIKDGNTESTTTYLKGAYVNERNRDNIYFNAISLYETQKDRDTDEDEETVNEQRATGKYEYKHTPRLYSFFNQYFEHDELEDLNYRSISSPGAGYRFIDEERLKYKAETGPAYTYERFHGGITDDFWGIRFGHYLDWIFLQDTKLYAKQEYVQSVENQEDWRLDSGVGVRHNLTKSIALSFEILNQYDNTPLEGNQKDDTTMIGSVGYNF; the protein is encoded by the coding sequence ATGTTCTTAAAGAAATACTTGCAGGTATATCCCGCAGTAGTTTTTTTTCTGGTAACGTTATTTGGAATAAAGGCATTTTCGGATGAAATAAAAATGATTGATGGTACTTTTATTGGGGGAGAAGTATTAAAAATCTCAGAAGAATCTCTTGATCTTCAGCAAAAGGATGGGAGCATCCGTGCTATTCAGATCAATACAATAAGCCTCATTGCAAGGGATAATGAAATCATTATTGTAAATCACGAAAACACGAGAAAGAGATTCTCTGTCCTTAAGATAAAAAAGCCAGAAGGTCTTTCTATAAAAGATATCGATATTAATACTACGGATACATTGGCTTCTTCTGAGACGGGAACTGAAACAATCACGGTTGCTGTAAAAGAATCGGAACAGGTGCAGACAAGTTCCGGCGATGAGCAGAGTGCCCATAAAGAAGAATCTCCATCAAGTACACAGGAAGCTGAAGTAAAAAGCAGTCCGCAGCAATCTTCGAATACGAGCGGTGAAAAACTTGCTCAATCAGAGGAAAAGAAAGTTCCCCCTCCCCAAAAGACATGGAAGGGAAATGCTGATGCCGGTATAAATATTAAAGACGGAAATACAGAGTCAACTACCACCTATTTAAAAGGGGCATATGTTAACGAACGAAATCGGGACAATATATATTTCAATGCGATTTCCCTTTATGAAACGCAGAAAGACAGAGATACAGATGAAGACGAAGAAACTGTCAATGAACAGCGGGCTACGGGAAAATACGAATATAAACATACTCCCAGGTTATATTCTTTTTTTAACCAGTACTTTGAACATGATGAACTTGAGGATTTAAATTATCGCTCTATTTCATCACCGGGCGCTGGTTACCGTTTCATCGACGAAGAAAGGCTGAAATATAAAGCAGAAACTGGTCCTGCATATACCTATGAAAGATTCCATGGTGGGATCACTGATGATTTTTGGGGTATAAGGTTTGGTCATTATTTGGATTGGATCTTCCTGCAGGATACAAAATTATATGCTAAACAAGAATATGTACAAAGTGTTGAAAATCAAGAAGATTGGCGTTTAGATTCAGGTGTAGGAGTCAGGCACAACCTGACAAAATCTATAGCATTAAGCTTTGAAATCCTCAACCAATACGATAATACACCGCTGGAGGGTAACCAGAAAGATGATACCACAATGATTGGAAGCGTGGGGTATAATTTTTAA
- a CDS encoding NAD-dependent epimerase/dehydratase family protein, translated as METFDELNIVTGAFSYTGKYIAQRLLAMGRKVKTLTGHPNRPNPFGDRVGVAPFNFDKPEELIRSMQGATILYNTYWVRFSYRQVTFDKAVANTKTLMKAAEEAGIRRIVHISITNASEASPFPYFRGKGILEKAINQSRLSYAIIRPTVLFGHEDILINNIAWLLRRFPIFAILGSGDYKLQPVFVEDVAEIAVNAGQHGENMIIDAVGPEIYTFHEMVRLIAGKIHSKPKIVHLRPELALFFSRLIGYIVNDVVLTRDEVYGLMSNLLISEKTPTGHMRLSDWLTRNAGNIGTRYASELSRHYR; from the coding sequence ATGGAAACATTTGATGAATTAAATATTGTAACAGGTGCATTTAGCTATACGGGCAAATATATCGCCCAAAGACTCCTGGCCATGGGAAGGAAGGTTAAAACGCTCACCGGGCATCCCAACCGTCCGAACCCCTTTGGTGACCGGGTGGGTGTTGCTCCATTTAATTTCGACAAGCCGGAAGAGCTGATCAGGAGCATGCAAGGGGCGACAATCCTTTACAATACCTACTGGGTACGCTTTTCCTACAGGCAAGTTACATTTGACAAGGCTGTTGCGAATACGAAGACCCTTATGAAAGCGGCTGAAGAGGCAGGTATCCGCAGGATTGTACATATCAGTATCACGAATGCCTCAGAAGCATCGCCTTTTCCTTATTTCAGAGGGAAGGGAATTCTGGAAAAGGCCATAAACCAGTCTAGACTATCCTATGCCATCATTAGGCCAACTGTGCTCTTCGGACATGAGGATATCCTTATCAACAATATTGCCTGGCTCCTCAGGCGGTTTCCGATATTTGCCATCCTGGGTTCCGGTGATTACAAACTACAACCGGTCTTTGTGGAAGACGTGGCCGAAATAGCGGTGAATGCTGGCCAGCACGGGGAGAATATGATTATCGATGCGGTTGGTCCTGAGATTTACACGTTTCATGAAATGGTTAGACTTATTGCCGGCAAAATCCATAGTAAACCAAAGATAGTTCATCTCAGGCCGGAATTGGCGCTTTTCTTTTCGAGACTTATTGGCTATATTGTCAATGACGTGGTGTTAACCCGAGACGAAGTTTATGGATTGATGTCAAACCTCCTGATTTCAGAAAAAACTCCAACGGGACACATGCGCTTGAGTGATTGGCTGACACGCAATGCAGGGAATATCGGAACCAGATATGCCTCTGAGTTAAGTCGTCACTACCGTTAA
- a CDS encoding peptidase M4 family protein — MKNLTKGVVLFLAIFSCGIVMAGEIPTSANEDQRTAISEIKKLSPKDFSITWDERRGVAKFISGELTKPSEMSQEEITVDFIKHYRALFGIQDPEKEIALENTNTTPEGDFINFKQKKDGLDVSGGKITVRIRKGVITTIANHFEPNIPVKTIPTLSAEESAAIARHEVNLPELTTDNTLIIFHWEGKFYLAYRIDFPFHTHPEPSRYRIYIDANKGIVVLVENRVMHEGAAVGSGEGVDGVLKTFDTYEKEGTFYLGNPPLQNTTNIRIMTYTANNTKTLPGKLMTDANNFWEDPPGVDAHFYGNLVFDFYKNNFSNFSWFVGSGFDASNGILSSVHYGTAYDNAFWNGTQMVYGDGGTTFYPLSGALEVVAHEITHGVTEAINNLIYSQESGALNESWSDVMGIFASIDYGDDLPYWLAEDIMKIAKTPGKEAYYALRRMDDPPFRTDSYPENDYNPKDALNSWGQPEHTSEQYHAASRPWTDYGGVHINSGIPNKAAYLIITDTSVGTEKAKQIYYYAMFYLSSNSQFVDARDAVEQATIDLYGIGLELIAVRAAFNTVGIK; from the coding sequence ATGAAAAATTTGACGAAAGGAGTTGTTCTTTTTTTGGCAATTTTTAGTTGTGGTATAGTAATGGCCGGAGAGATTCCTACCTCAGCAAACGAAGATCAAAGGACTGCTATTTCGGAAATAAAAAAATTATCTCCAAAAGATTTCAGTATTACCTGGGATGAGAGGAGAGGCGTTGCGAAATTTATTTCGGGAGAGCTTACCAAACCATCCGAGATGTCTCAGGAAGAGATAACCGTAGATTTCATAAAACATTACAGGGCTTTATTTGGTATACAGGACCCAGAAAAAGAGATAGCATTGGAGAACACCAATACCACACCAGAAGGGGATTTCATCAACTTCAAGCAAAAAAAAGACGGTCTGGATGTCTCCGGTGGCAAAATTACCGTAAGGATACGGAAAGGTGTCATAACCACCATTGCAAACCACTTTGAGCCAAATATTCCTGTTAAAACCATACCAACTCTTTCCGCAGAAGAGTCAGCGGCTATCGCAAGGCACGAGGTAAATCTCCCAGAACTGACTACTGATAACACGCTGATCATTTTCCACTGGGAAGGAAAGTTCTATCTTGCCTATAGGATAGATTTCCCGTTTCATACACACCCGGAGCCATCAAGGTATCGGATATATATTGATGCAAATAAAGGCATTGTCGTTCTCGTTGAAAACAGGGTCATGCATGAAGGTGCTGCCGTCGGCTCTGGCGAAGGGGTGGATGGTGTACTAAAAACCTTCGATACTTACGAAAAAGAGGGAACCTTCTATCTTGGCAATCCCCCCCTCCAAAACACGACCAACATAAGGATAATGACTTATACCGCAAACAATACCAAGACCCTCCCTGGGAAACTAATGACCGATGCAAATAACTTTTGGGAAGATCCACCAGGGGTGGATGCACATTTCTACGGAAACCTTGTTTTTGATTTTTATAAAAACAACTTCAGTAACTTCTCCTGGTTTGTTGGAAGTGGTTTCGATGCATCTAACGGCATTTTATCAAGCGTACATTATGGCACGGCATACGACAATGCCTTCTGGAATGGAACGCAGATGGTATATGGCGATGGCGGTACGACATTTTATCCCCTTTCAGGGGCACTGGAAGTAGTTGCCCATGAAATCACCCACGGTGTTACAGAGGCCATAAACAACCTCATATACAGTCAGGAGTCCGGGGCACTGAATGAGTCGTGGTCTGATGTTATGGGAATATTTGCATCTATCGATTACGGCGATGACCTCCCCTACTGGCTTGCAGAGGATATTATGAAGATCGCTAAAACACCAGGAAAAGAGGCCTACTATGCGCTAAGAAGAATGGATGATCCCCCGTTCAGAACCGATAGCTATCCTGAAAACGACTATAATCCTAAAGATGCGCTGAACAGTTGGGGACAGCCGGAACATACCTCCGAACAGTATCACGCAGCAAGCAGACCCTGGACAGACTACGGAGGGGTACATATAAACTCTGGTATCCCCAATAAGGCCGCTTATCTGATTATTACGGATACGAGCGTCGGCACCGAAAAGGCAAAACAGATCTATTACTATGCCATGTTCTATCTTTCTTCTAATTCTCAATTTGTAGATGCCAGGGATGCGGTAGAACAGGCGACCATAGATCTTTATGGAATAGGACTAGAACTTATTGCAGTGCGGGCAGCTTTTAATACAGTTGGAATTAAATAA
- a CDS encoding cold-shock protein, protein MATGTVKWFNDKKGFGFISQDNGQDVFVHQTAIQCEGFRTLAEGDKVEFEVIKDQKGYKATKVVKL, encoded by the coding sequence ATGGCAACTGGAACCGTAAAATGGTTTAATGACAAAAAGGGATTTGGCTTTATTTCCCAGGATAATGGCCAGGATGTCTTTGTACATCAAACTGCCATCCAATGTGAGGGTTTTAGGACACTTGCAGAAGGAGACAAGGTCGAGTTCGAAGTTATAAAAGACCAGAAGGGCTACAAAGCTACAAAAGTCGTCAAATTATAA
- a CDS encoding tetratricopeptide repeat protein has protein sequence MIKAVADIDFDKLLEEETISRETVTYIKDQVYSSKENREKLDTKIESLKLDIKKEHDIARAKDLTLILGICEWIVGRVKDASEILKEVKSRKTGAYYLGKCYQELGDYSQALECFERAKRTDAEEFDIHMDITEIKRMSGDIEGALKIIKSFSQSHGNSAELHYQWGYCLDELGEYQEAFKHYEQALQIDPNYAKALFRTAFNYDMDGEDEKAIEYYERCINLSPNHKNAFINLGILYEDRGDYDDAAYCFEMVLDAEPTNERASLFLKDAKASISMYYDEEISKKQGKESEVLNIPISDFELSVRSKNCLEKMNIRSLKDLTRITEADLLSFKNFGETSLNEIKAILAQKGLRLGQALEIDTEPELFSAKTTTEEEGAALEDISELNLSTRCRNALSKAGIEGVEDLIKMTEIELIQKGVKENYLDEIKENLSRLGLSLKTEDNSGAELERNVTE, from the coding sequence ATGATTAAGGCTGTTGCAGATATTGATTTTGACAAACTGCTCGAAGAGGAAACGATATCCAGGGAAACTGTTACATACATAAAGGACCAAGTATACAGTTCCAAAGAAAATAGGGAAAAGCTGGATACAAAGATTGAGTCGTTAAAGCTTGATATAAAAAAGGAACACGATATTGCCAGAGCAAAGGATTTAACACTCATATTGGGAATATGCGAGTGGATAGTAGGAAGGGTAAAAGATGCGTCGGAGATTCTGAAAGAAGTGAAGTCAAGGAAGACAGGGGCGTATTATTTAGGAAAATGTTATCAAGAGTTAGGTGATTATAGCCAAGCCCTGGAATGTTTTGAACGTGCGAAAAGAACGGATGCTGAGGAGTTTGATATTCATATGGATATTACCGAGATAAAAAGGATGTCCGGTGATATCGAAGGTGCTTTGAAAATTATCAAAAGTTTTTCACAATCGCATGGAAACAGCGCCGAATTGCATTACCAGTGGGGATATTGTCTGGATGAACTGGGGGAGTATCAGGAAGCATTCAAGCATTATGAGCAGGCGCTTCAAATTGACCCGAATTATGCAAAGGCCCTTTTCCGCACAGCTTTTAATTATGATATGGATGGAGAAGATGAAAAAGCTATTGAATACTACGAGAGATGCATCAATTTAAGTCCTAACCATAAGAATGCGTTTATCAACCTGGGAATATTATATGAAGATAGAGGCGACTATGATGATGCGGCATATTGTTTTGAGATGGTTTTGGATGCAGAGCCAACCAACGAACGGGCATCGTTGTTTCTAAAAGATGCAAAAGCATCAATTTCTATGTATTATGATGAAGAGATTTCAAAAAAACAGGGGAAAGAAAGCGAGGTATTGAACATCCCAATTTCTGATTTTGAGCTCTCTGTAAGAAGTAAAAATTGTTTAGAAAAAATGAATATCCGTTCTTTGAAGGATCTTACAAGGATTACAGAGGCCGATTTGCTTTCGTTTAAAAATTTTGGAGAAACTTCACTGAATGAGATTAAGGCTATTTTAGCCCAAAAGGGATTACGTTTAGGTCAGGCATTAGAAATTGATACTGAGCCAGAGTTGTTTAGCGCAAAAACGACAACAGAAGAAGAGGGTGCTGCTCTTGAGGATATTTCGGAGCTTAATCTTTCCACCCGTTGCAGGAATGCCCTTAGCAAGGCTGGCATTGAAGGGGTTGAAGACCTTATAAAAATGACCGAGATAGAGTTAATCCAAAAAGGTGTCAAAGAAAATTATCTAGATGAGATAAAGGAAAATCTCTCCAGGCTTGGCCTTAGTCTGAAAACCGAGGACAATTCTGGGGCAGAGTTGGAAAGGAACGTTACCGAATAG
- the ruvA gene encoding Holliday junction branch migration protein RuvA: MLDYIRGQVVGKSPTRLILEVAGIGYLLHIPLSTFEKIPNHGEITILTQLFIREDQIKVFGFATAEERDLFQLLLSVNGIGPNTAIMILSGSTVEDVRYAVIHEDAKALEKIKGVGKKTAERIILELKGIIKEITTSPHNNRDARQKALVSDAVMALVSLGYGRSVAENAVSEAIKKLRTVDNVEVLVREALKYKA, from the coding sequence ATGTTAGATTACATCCGAGGACAGGTGGTTGGTAAATCTCCCACCAGACTTATCCTGGAAGTAGCAGGCATCGGTTATCTATTACACATTCCGCTATCTACCTTCGAGAAGATACCCAACCATGGAGAGATTACAATTCTCACCCAGTTGTTTATAAGGGAAGACCAGATTAAGGTGTTTGGGTTTGCAACAGCAGAAGAAAGAGATTTGTTTCAATTGTTACTCTCTGTGAATGGCATAGGACCCAATACGGCAATCATGATACTCTCGGGCAGTACCGTTGAGGATGTCAGGTATGCAGTTATCCATGAAGATGCAAAGGCACTGGAAAAGATTAAAGGGGTGGGCAAGAAGACAGCTGAGCGGATTATCCTGGAATTAAAGGGGATTATAAAAGAGATTACAACGTCCCCACACAATAATAGAGATGCCCGGCAGAAGGCACTTGTATCGGATGCTGTTATGGCGCTGGTTTCCTTGGGCTATGGACGATCAGTGGCTGAAAATGCAGTAAGCGAGGCAATAAAAAAATTGCGAACCGTTGATAATGTTGAAGTGCTCGTAAGGGAAGCGCTGAAGTATAAAGCCTGA